GTTGTTCGGGTTGGCAACGAACACTACGCGGGTGTTCTCGTCGATGGCCGCCAGCATGGCTTCCAGGTCGTGGCCATGCTCCTTGGCCGGCACCACCTTGCCCTGCGCGCCGACCGCCTGGGTAGCAATCGGGTACACGGCGAAGGCGTACTGGCTGAACACCGCGTTCAGCCCCGGCGCCAGCCAGGCGCGAGCGACCAGGTCGAGAATGTCATTGGAGCCGTTGCCCAGGGTCACCTGGGCCGGACTGACGCCGCAGCGGGCAGCCAGCTTGGTTTTCAGCTCGAAGCCGTTGCCGTCCGGGTAGCGGGTCAGCTCGGGCAGCGCCGCGCGGATCGCCTCCAGCGCCTTGGGCGACGGGCCCAGCGGGTTCTCGTTGCTGGCCAGCTTGACGATGCCGGCCGGGTCGAGATTCAGCTCGCGGGCCAGCTCGTCGACCGGCTTGCCCGGCACGTAGGGCGAGAGTTTCTGCACGCCCGGCACGGCCAGGGCGAGGAAATCGCAACTCATGATGGCTCCTCAGAGAACCGCTTTCGGGTAGGAACCCAGCACCTTCAGGGCGACGGCTTCGCTGTTGATCTTTTCCAGCACGTCCTTGATCAGCGGGTCCTGGTGGTGGCCGACGAAGTCGATGAAGAACACGTAGGTCCACTTGCCGCTGCGCGACGGGCGGGTCTCGATGCGGGTCAGGTCGATGCCGTTGGTGTGGAACGGCACCAGCAGCTCGTGCAGCGCGCCCGGCTTGTTGCGCATGGAGACGATGATCGAGGTCTTGTCGTCGCCGGTCGGCGGCACTTCCTGGCTGCCGATGATGAGGAAGCGCGTGGAATTGTCCGGACGGTCCTCGATCTTCTCCTGCAGCTTGGTCAGACCGTAGAGGTTGGCCGCCATATCACCGGCGATCGCCGCCGAGTTCCACTCGCTCTTCACCCGCTTGGCCGCCTCGGCATTGCTGGAAACGGCCACGCGCTCGACGTTCGGGTAGTGCGCGTCCAGCCACTTGCGGCACTGCGCCAGGGACTGGGCGTGGGAATAGATGCGGGTGATCTTGTCGGTCTTGGTGGTATCGCCGACCAGCAGGTGGTGGTGGATGCGCAGCTCCACCTCGCCACAGATCACCATGTCGTGCTCGAGGAAGCTGTCCAGGGTGTGGTTGATCGCGCCCTCGGTGGAGTTCTCCACCGGCACCACGCCGAAGTTCACCGCGCCGGCGGCCACTTCGCGGAACACCTCGTCGATGGCGGCCATCGGCACGCTGATCACCGAGTGACCGAAGTGCTTCATCGCCGCGGCCTGGCTGAAGGTGCCTTCCGGGCCGAGGTAGGCGACCTTGAGCGGCTGCTCCAGAGCCAGGCAGGAGGACATGATCTCGCGGAACAGCCGCGCCATCTCCTCGTTGTCCAGCGGGCCCTTGTTCAGCTCCATGATGTGCTTGAGCACCCAGGCTTCGCGCTCGGGGCGGTAGAACACCGGCTTCTCGCCTTCCGGCAGGGAAGCCATCTTCACCCGTGCCACGTCCTGGGCGCAGCGCGCGCGCTCGCTGATCAGCTCGAGGATCTTCTCGTCGAGGCTGTCGATGCGAACCCGCAGCGCCTTGAGCTGATCGGCGTCACTCATCAGCCGTGCTCCTTCTCGAACTCCGCCATGTAGGCCACCAGGGCCTCCACGGCATCCAGGCCGGTGGCGTTATAGATGGAGGCACGCATGCCGCCCACCGAGCGATGGCCCTTGAGATTGAGCAGGCCACGCGCTTCGGCGCCGGCCAGGAAGGCCTTGTCCAGTTTCTCGTCGGCCAGGCGGAACGGCACGTTCATCCACGAGCGCGCGCTCGGCTGGATCGGGTTGGTGTAGAAGTCACTGGCATCGATGGCCTTGTACAGCAGGTCCTTCTTCGCCTTGTTGCGCTTCTCCATCGCGGCGACGCCGCCCTGCTCCTTCAGCCACTCGAAGACCAGGCCGGAGAGGTACCAGGAATAGGTCGCCGGGGTGTTGTACATGGAGCCGTTGTCGGCGGCGACCTTGTAGTTGAGCATGGTCGGGCAGACGCTGCGGGCGCGCCCCAGCAGGTCTTCGCGGATGATCGCAACCACCAGGCCGCTGGGGCCGATGTTCTTCTGCGCGCCGGCATAGATCAGGCCGAACCTGGAGACGTCGATCTCGCGGGAGAGGATGTCCGAGGACATGTCCACCACCAGCGGGGTATCCCCCACCTCGGGGATCCAGTCGAACTGCAGGCCACCAATGGTCTCGTTGCTGGCGTAGTGCACGTAGGCGGCGTCTTTCGACAGCTGCCACTCGTTCTGCCCGGGAATGGCGAAGTAGTCGTAGCCCTTGGCGCTGGCGGCGACGTTGATGTTGCCGTAGCGCTGCGCCTCTTCGATGGCCTTCTTCGACCAGATGCCGGTCTCGATGTAGTCGGCCACGCCGCCTTCCGGCAGCAGGTTGAGCGGAATCTCGGCGAACTGCTGGCTGGCGCCACCCTGCAGGAACAGCACCTTGTAGTCGCTGGGAATGCTCAGCAGGTCGCGCAGATCCTGTTCGGCCTTCTCGGCGATGGCCACGTACTCGTCGCTGCGATGGCTCATCTCCATCACGGACAGGCCCTTGCCCTGCCAGTCGAGCATCTCCGCCTGGGCACGCTCCAGCACGGCGGTGGGAAGCGCGGCCGGGCCGGCGCAGAAGTTATGGGCGCGTTTGCTCACTTCGACTCTCTCACTCTTCGCTGTTACCGGTCTCCGCGCCTTCTTCGGCCTCGGTCACCGTTTCTTCGTTCTGCTCGACGATTTCGCCTTCCAGCGCTTCCAGCTCGCCTTCGTCGCCGCCGGAGGGCTCCTGCACGCGCTCCAGGCCGACCAGGGTCTCGTCCTCGGCCAGCTTGATCAGGATCACGCCCTGGGTGTTACGGCCCGCACCACGGACCTCATCGACCCGGGTACGCACCAGGGTGCCTTGGTCGGAGATCAGCATGATCTCCTCGCCATCCAGCACCTGCACGGCACCGACCAACTTGCCATTACGCTCGTTGATCACCATGGCGATCACGCCCTGGCCACCACGGCCGCGGCGCGGATAGTCGGCCAGCGGGGTGCGCTTGCCGTAGCCGCGCGCGGAGGCGGTAAGAATCTGCGCACCGGCCTCCGGGATGAGCATGGAGATGATGCGCTGCCCATCGGCCAGACGCATGCCGCGCACGCCGCGGGCCAGGCGCCCCATGATGCGCACTTTGCTCTCCTTGAAGCGGATCACCTTGCCGGCGTCGGAGAACATCATTACGTCCTTCGAGCCGTCGGTGATGGCGGCGGCGATCAGCGAGTCGCCCTCTTCGAGCTTCAGGGCGATCAGGCCGTTGGAGCGCGGCTTGGTGAACTGGATCAGCGGGGTCTTCTTCACGGTGCCGTAGGCGGTGGCCATGAAGATATAGGCACCGGTCGGCTCGTCCTGGCTGAAGTCGGCGTCGTCGCCTTCTTCGGCGTCTTCCGCCTCGACCACCTCGGCGACCTGCTCGGCAACCACGTCGTCGTCCTCGCTCTCCTCGTCGGCGAAGCGGGCGCGCACGGCCTCCAGGTCGATCTGCAGCATGGCGGTGATGCGCTCACCCTCGTCCAGCGGCAGCAGGTTGACCAGCGGACGCCCACGGGCGGCGCGCGAGGCCTCGGGAATCTCGAAGGTACGCAGCCAGTAGACCTTGCCCTTGCTGGAGAACAGCAGCAGGGTGGCGTGGCTGTTGGCGACCAGCAGGTGCTCGATGTAGTCCTCGTCCTTCACCCCGGTGGCCGACTTGCCCTTGCCGCCACGACGCTGGGCCTGATAGGCGGCCAGCGGCTGGCTCTTGGCGTAGCCGCCGTGGGAGATGGTGACGACGCGCTCTTCCTCGGTGATCAGGTCGGCGATGGTCAGGTCCATCTGCGAGGCCATGATCTCGGTGCGACGGGCATCGCCGAACTCGGCCTTGACCTTCTCCAGCTCCTCGCGGATGACTTCCATCAGGCGCTCGGGGTTGGTCAGGATGCGGATCAGCTCGCCGATCTGGGTGAGGATTTCCTGGTACTCGGCCAGCAGCTTCTCGTGTTCCAGGCCGGTCAGGCGGTGCAGGCGCAGCTCGAGGATGGCCTGGGCCTGTTCGGGCGACAGGTAGTACTTGCCCTCGCGCAGGCCGTACTGCGGTTCCAGGTCTTCCGGACGGCAGGAATCGGCGCCGGCGCGCTCGACCATGGCCTCCACGGCGCTGGACTCCCAGGCGGTGGCGATCAGGCGCTCCTTGGCCTCGGCCGGGGTCGGCGAGGTCTTGATCAGCTCGATCACCGGGTCGATGTTGGACAGAGCGACGGCCTGGCCCTCAAGGATGTGGCCACGCTCGCGCGCCTTGCGCAGCTCGTAGACGGTGCGGCGGGTCACCACTTCGCGGCGATGACGGACGAACACTTCGAGCATGTCCTTGAGGTTCAGCGTGCGCGGCTGGCCGTCGACCAGGGCCACCACGTTGATGCCGAACACGCTCTGCATCTGGGTCTGGGCGTAGAGGTTGTTCAGCACCACCTCGCCGACTTCGCCACGGCGCAGCTCGATGACCACGCGCATGCCGTCCTTGTCGGACTCGTCGCGCAGCTCGGTGATGCCTTCGATCTTCTTCTCTTTGACCAGCTCGGCGATCTTCTCGATCAGGCGCGCCTTGTTCAGCTGGTAGGGCAGCTCGGTGACGATGATCTGCTGGCGGCTGCCGCCCTTCTCCATGTCCTCGACGGTGGCGCGGGCACGCATGTAGATGCGCCCGCGGCCGGTGCGGTAGGCCTCGATGATGCCGGCGCGGCCGTTGATGATGCCCGCGGTCGGGAAGTCCGGACCGGGGATGTACTGCATCAGCTCGTCGACGGTCAGCTCGGGGTTGTCGATCAGCGCCAGGCAGCCGTCGATCACCTCGGACAGGTTGTGCGGCGGGATGTTGGTCGCCATGCCCACGGCGATACCGCTTGATCCGTTGACCAGCAGGTTGGGGATCTTGGTCGGCATGACCGCCGGAATCTGCTCGGTGCCGTCGTAGTTGGGCACCCAGTCGACGGTTTCCTTGTCCAGGTCGGCCAGCAGCTCGTGGGCCAGCTTGGCCATACGTACTTCGGTGTAACGCATGGCCGCGGCGTTGTCGCCGTCCACCGAACCGAAGTTGCCCTGGCCGTCGACCAGCATGTAGCGCAGGGAGAAAGGCTGGGCCATGCGCACGATGGTGTCGTACACCGCGGTGTCGCCGTGCGGGTGGTACTTACCGATCACGTCACCGACCACACGGGCGGACTTCTTGTAGGCCTTGTTCCAGTCGTTGCCCAGCTCGCTCATGGCGTAGAGCACACGACGGTGCACCGGCTTGAGACCGTCGCGCGCATCCGGCAGCGCACGCCCGACGATCACGCTCATGGCGTAGTCGAGGTAGGACTGTTTCAGCTCGTCTTCGATATTGACCGGGAGGATTTCTTTGGCCAGTTCGCCCATGAGAAGCCTGGTTCCTTATTCTGGTGAAACCCCGTCGCACCCTTCCTGGGCCTGACCGGAGTCCGCCGTGGCCGCCCCTGCGTGGCAGCGACTCACGACAAATCAACGAGTTAAGTCGGTTATTGGCGCAAATGGAGCGGCCCGCACGGAGCCGCCCGAAAACTGCCGGAGCTTACCACAGTCACCGGTGCAGACCTACCCCGCCGGGCGGGCTCAGTGCAGGCGCTTGCGGCACATGAGTTGCGCCATTTTCGCCGCATCTGGCCGCTCTACCACCCCTTTTTCGGTGACGATCGCGTCGATCAGGTCGGCCGGCGTCACGTCGAACACCGGATTGACCGCATGCACCTCGGCGGCGATGCGCTGACCGCCGACCTCCAGCAGCTCGCGGCCGTCGCGCTCCTCGATCGGGATGTCCTCGCCGTCTTCCAGGTTCATGTCGATGGTCGAGCTGGGCGCCACCACCATGAAGCGCACGCCGTGGTGCATGGCGTTGACCGCCAGCTGGTAGGTGCCGATCTTGTTGGCCACGTCGCCATTGGCGGTGATGCGGTCGGCACCGACGATCACCCAGGTGATGCCCTCGGTCTTCATCAGGTGCGCGGCGGCGGAGTCGGCGTTCAGGCTTACCGGCACGCCCTCGCCGGCCAACTCCCAGGCAGTCAGGCGCGAGCCCTGCAGCCAGGGCCGGGTCTCGTCGGCGAACACCCGCTCGACCAGCCCGGCCAGGTGGGCGGCACGGATCACCCCCAGCGCGGTACCGAAGCCGCCAGTGGCCAGGGCCCCGGTATTGCAATGGGTGAGCAGCTTCTGCGGAGTGTTCTGGTGTTTGCGGATCAGCTCCAGGCCGAGCTGGGCCATGGTCAGGTTGGCCTCGCGGTCGCTGTCGAAGATGCCGACCGCCTCGGCCTCCAGCGCCGCCAGGGCATCCTCGCCCGCCTTCAGCCGCTGCAGGCGCTCGCGCATGCGATCCAGGGCCCAGAACAGGTTGACCGCGGTCGGCCGCGACTCGGCCAGCATCCGGAAGTCCTCCTCCAGCGCCGCCTGCCAGTCGCCGGCGGCGGCCAGACGCGCCCGCGCGCCCAGCACCAGGCCGAAGGCGGCGGCGATGCCGATGGCCGGCGCACCACGCACCACCATGCTGCGGATGGCCTCGGCCACGCCGGCGGCCGAGTCATGGGCCAGCCAGGTTTCCTCGCCTGGCAACAGGCGTTGGTCCAGCAGGAACAATATGCCGTCGCGCCACTCGATGGCCTTTACCTTCTCCGCTGCCAACAGTTCGTCGCGCATGACATCCCCACAAGATGAAACGAAAAGCCGCGGATTATAGCGAGCCGGCCCCGCCGTGGCTCAGTTATACTGCCGCCACCTTTTTATTGCCCGGATAAATGCCATGCCCGAACCGCGCCAGCCGCTCGACCTGCTGCTCCTGCCCAGCTGGCTGGTGCCGGTCGAGCCCGCCGGCGTGGTACTGCGCGACTACGGCCTGGGCATCCGCGATGGCCGCATCGCCCTGCTCGCCCCGCGCGCCGAGGCCCTGCGCCACCCGGTCAAGGAGGTGCGCGAACTGCCGGGCTGCGTACTCACCCCAAGCCTGGTCAACGCCCACGGCCACGCGGCCATGACTCTGTTCCGCGGCCTGGCCGACGACCTGCCGCTGATGAGCTGGCTGCAGGACCATATCTGGCCCGCCGAGGCCCAGTGGGTCGACGAGAACTTCGTGCGCGACGGCACCGAACTGGCCATCGCCGAGCAGCTCAAGGGTGGCATCGGCTGCTTCTCCGACATGTACTTCTTCCCGGAAGTGGCCAGCGAGCTGGTGCACAAGAGTGGCATCCGCGCCCAGCTGACCATCCCGGTGCTGGACTTCCCCACCCCCGGCGCGCGTGATGCCGAGGAGGCCCTGCGCAAGGGCCTGCGCCTGTTCGACGACCTCAAGCAGCACCCGCGGATCAAGGTCGCCTTCGGCCCCCACGCGCCCTACTCGGTCAGCGACGACAAGCTGCAGCAGGTACTGATGCTGGCCGAGGAGCTGGACGCCGGCATCCACATGCACGTCCACGAGACCGCCTTCGAGGTGCAGCAAAGCCTGGAGCTGCACGGCATGCGCCCGCTGCAGCGACTGGCGGGCCTGGGCCTGCTCGGCCCGCGCTTCCAGGCCGTGCACATGACCCAGATCGACGAGGCAGACGTAGAGCTGCTGGTGGAAAGCAACAGCAGCGTGATCCACTGCCCCGAGTCCAACCTCAAGCTGGCCAGCGGCTTCTGCCCGGTGGAAAAACTCTGGCAGGCTGGCGTCAACGTAGCCGTCGGCACCGATGGCGCGGCCAGCAACAACGATCTCGACCTGCTCGGCGAGACCCGCACCGCCGCCCTGCTCGCCAAGGCCGTGGCCGGCAGCGCCACCGCCCTGAATGCCCACGCCGCGCTGCGCATGGCCACCCTCAACGGCGCCCGCGCCCTCGGTCTGGACGAGGACACCGGCTCGCTGGAGCCGGGCAAGCTGGCCGACCTGGCCGCCTTCGACCTCTCCGGCCTGGCCCAGCAGCCGGTCTACGACCCGGTGTCGCAACTGATCTACGCCGGCAGCCGCAGCTGCGCCAAGCACCTCTGGGTCGGCGGCAAGCAGCTGCTCGACGACGGCCGACTGACACGTCTCGATGAAGAAAACATCATCACCAATGCCCGCGCCTGGGGCGCGCGCATTGCTGGCAAGCATTCGATTTAAAGGAAAGTCCGCATGAGCAACGTCGACCACGCCGAAATCGCCAAATTCGAGGCTCTCGCCCACCGCTGGTGGGACCGCGAGAGCGAGTTCAAGCCGCTGCACGACATCAACCCGCTACGGGTCAACTGGATCGACGAGCGCGTCGGCCTGGCCGGCAAGAAGGTGCTCGACGTCGGCTGCGGCGGCGGCATCCTCAGCGAGTCCATGGCCCAGCGCGGGGCCACGGTTACCGGCATCGACATGGGCGAGGCGCCGCTGGCCGTGGCCCAGCTGCACCAGCTGGAGTCCGGCGTAGAGGTGGAGTACCGGCAGATCACCGCCGAGGCCCTGGCCGAGGAGATGCCTGGCCAGTTCGACGTGGTCACCTGCCTGGAGATGCTCGAGCACGTGCCCGACCCGTCCTCGGTGATCCGCGCCTGCCACAAGCTGGTCAAGCCCGGTGGCCAGGTGTTCTTCTCCACCATCAACCGCAACCCCAAGGCCTACCTGTTCGCCATCGTCGGTGCCGAGTACGTGCTGCGCCTGCTGCCACGCGGCACTCACGATTTCCGCAAGTTCATCCGCCCGTCCGAACTCGGCGCCTGGTGTCGCCAGGCCGGCTTCGAGGTGCGTGACATCATCGGCCTGACCTACAACCCGCTGACCAAACGCTACAAGCTGGAGGCGGACGTCGACGTCAACTACATGATCCAGACCCTGCGCGAGGACTGAGGCGCATGGCCCTGCGAGCAGTACTCTTCGACATGGACGGCACCCTGCTGGATACCGCCCCCGACTTCGTCGCCGTGTGCCAGGCCATGCGCGCCGCGCGCGACCTGCCGCCAATGGACGCGCAACTGATCCGCGACGTGGTCTCCGGTGGCGCCCGCGCCATGGTGTCCGCCACCTTCGGCCTGGAGGTTGGCGCCGAAGGCTTCGAAGCCCTGCGCCTGGAGTTCCTCGAGCGCTACCAGGAGCACTGCGCAGTGCTGAGCAAGCCGTTCGCCGGCATGCCCGAGCTGCTCGCCGACATCGAGGCGGCGCACCTCAAGTGGGGCGTGGCCACCAACAAGCCGGTGTGCTTCGCCGAGCCGATCATGCAACGGCTCGAGCTGGCCGGGCGCTCGGCGACACTGGTCTGCCCGGACCACGTGCCGCGCAGCAAGCCGGCGCCGGATATGCTCCTGCTGGCCTGCGAGCAGATGGGCATACCCCCCGCCGAGGTGCTGTTCGTCGGCGACGATGCCCGCGACATCGAGGCCGGCCGCGCCGCCGGCTGCAAGACCGCTGCCGTCACCTACGGCTACATCCACCCCGAGGACAACCCGCGCCACTGGGGCGCCGACGTGGTGGTGGACCATCCCCTGGAGCTGCGCGCCGTGCTCGACCGCGCCCTGTGCAGCTGCTGATCCGATTCACGCAACAACGAGATCCCGCCCCATGTTCGACTACAGCGCCCGCCCCGACCTGCTCCAGGGTCGCGTCATCCTGGTCACCGGTGCCGGCCGCGGCATCGGTGCCGCCGCCGCCAAGGCCTATGCCGCCCACGGCGCCACCCTGCTGCTGCTGGGCAAGAGCGAGGAAAACCTCAACCAGGTGTATGACCAGATCGAGGCCGCCGGCCACCCGCAACCGGTGGTGATCCCCTTCAATCTGGAAACCGCCCTGCCGCACCAGTACGACGAGCTGGCCGCCACCGTGGAGGCCGAGTTCGGCCGCCTCGACGGCCTGCTGCACAACGCCGCCATCGTCGGGCCGCGCACGCCGCTGGAACAGCTGTCCGGCGACAACTTCATGCGCGTCATGCAGGTCAACGTCAACGCCATGTTCATGCTGACCAGCACCCTGCTGCCATTGCTCAAGCTCTCCGAGGACGCCTCGGTGCTGTTCACCTCCAGCAGCGTCGGGCGCAAGGGCCGCGCTTACTGGGGTGCCTACGCGGTGTCCAAGTTCGCCACCGAGGGCCTGATGCAGGTATTGGCCGATGAGGTAGACGGCATCGCCAACGTACGTGCCAACAGCGTCAACCCGGGCGCCACCCGCACCGGCATGCGCGCCCAGGCCTACCCCGGGGAGAATCCAGCGAACAACCCGCTGCCGGAAGCCATCATGCCGGTCTATCTGTACCTGATGGGCCCGGACAGCCGGGACGTCAACGGCCAGGCATTCGACGCCCAGTGAGGACCTGCCGCCGGTTTTCCGGCGGACACCCACATAACGGCATCAGATTGCCAGCATCGCCGCCAAGGAACCGGCAAGAATTTGCCGAACCCTCGCCAAAAATAAACGTAACTATCTGATTTAAATAAGTTAAATCTCATTGGCACGGAACTCGCTTTACCTCTCCCATCAACGCGCCCAGCGCCAGAGGTTGAGTTCCATGGCTCCACACACCCCGTCCAATACGATCGACTTCGATGCCGCCAAGCTGCAGCGCCTGGGCTATGCGGCGCGCAACAGTCGGGCCGTGAAGCCGGTCAGCCTGGCGCAGCTACGCCAGCAGCTGAGCCTGCAGCTGCAGACCTCCCTGGAAGTCGACCGCATCCTCGGCCTGTTCTTCCAGGAAGTGCAGCGCCTGGTCCCGCTCGACTGCCTGAGCTACCAGCTGGCTGCCTGCGACCTGCGCATCGAACTGGGTGAGCGCGCCAATCATTCGGCCGGCTACCGCCTGAGCCACGAGGGCGAGTACCTGGGCGAGCTGATCTTCCGCCGCAGCCAGCGCTTCAGTGACGACGAACTGGGCCAGCTGGAGTCGCTGCTGGCCAGCCTGCTGTTCCCGCTGCGCAATGCCCTGCTCTACCGCTCCGCCCTGCAGAGCGCATTGCGCGACCCGCTGACCGACACCGGCAACCGCATCGCCATGAACCAGGCCCTGCAGCGCGAGATCGAACTGGCCCGCCGCAGCCAGCAGCCGCTGTCGGTGCTGATGCTCGACATCGACCACTTCAAATCGATCAACGATCGCTTCGGCCATGCTACCGGCGACGAAGTGCTGAAGGCCGTGGCCAGCGCACTGAAGAACAGCCTGCGCAACATCGACATGGTGTTCCGCTACGGTGGCGAGGAGTTCCTCGTGCTGCTGTCCAACACCAGTCGCGAGGCGGCGCAGATGGTCGGCGAACGCCTGCGTCTGGCCGTGCTCGGCCTGCAATACCTCGAAGAAGGCCGCGCCCTGGAGCTGTCCATCAGCCTGGGTTGCGCCACCCTGCTGCCGGGCGAGACGGCGGAAAGCCTGCAGCGCCGCGCCGACAATGCGCTCTATGTGTCCAAGCGCGAGGGGCGCAACCGCCTGTCCATGGCCGGCTGATAAGGCCGGGCAGCAAAAAGGGGCTCCGTGGAGCCCCTTTTTCATTGCCGCCGATCAGCGCTTGCGGCCAAAGCCGGGGCGCTGGCCATCGCCGCTCGGCGGGCGCTTGCCCGGTGCGACCGGGCGAGGCTTGCGCGCCGGCCGATCGGCCAGTTCCACCGCCGGGCGCGGGGCGCGCTTCTTGTTCACCTCGGACGGCCGCTCGGCCACCGGCGTCCCACGGCCACCTTCGCGGCGCTCGCCAGCCGGCTTGCGCGGCGCACGCTCGGCGCCCTCGCCACGGGGCGCACGGGGCGCCTCGGCAACCTCGCCTTCGGCCGGACGCAGCACGCGCTTGGGCCGCTCGCCGCGGGCCAGCGGCTTGGCCGCCTTGCGCTGCAGGCGGTCAAGCTTCTCGCGCATCTTCTCCTTCATCGCCGGCAGGGCCACCGGCTTGAGGCCAACCTCCTCGCTGAGGATGTCCACCTCGCGCTGGCCCATCTCGCGCCAGCGCCCCATGGGCAGGTCGGAGGTCATGAACACCGGGCCGAAGCGCACGCGCTTGAGGCGGCTGACCACCACGCCCTGGGACTCCCACAGGCGGCGCACCTCGCGGTTGCGGCCTTCCATCACCACGCAGTGGAACCAGTGGTTGAGGCCGTCGCCGCCGGGCGCTTCCTTGATGTCGGTGAACTTGGCCGGGCCGTCTTCCAGCATCACGCCAGCCTTGAGCTGCTCGATCATCTCCTCGGTGACCTCGCCACGCACGCGCACGGCGTACTCGCGGTCCATCTCGTAGGAGGGGTGCATCAGGCGGTTGGCCAGTTCGCCGTCGGTGGTAAACAGCAGCAGGCCGGTGGTGTTGATGTCCAGGCGGCCGATGTTGATCCAGCGCCCTTCTTTCGGTCGCGGCAGGCGATCGAATACGGTCGGGCGGCCTTCCGGGTCGTCGCGGGTGCAGATCTCGCCTTCCGGCTTGTTGTAGATCAGTACGCGGCGTACCACCTGGGCGTCTTCGCGTCTGAGCAACTGGCCATCGACACTGATGGCATCGCGCGGCTCGACACGGGCGCCAAGGTTGGCGATGGCGCCATTGACCTTGACCCGACCATCGGTGATCCAC
This DNA window, taken from Pseudomonas alcaligenes, encodes the following:
- a CDS encoding YciK family oxidoreductase, which encodes MFDYSARPDLLQGRVILVTGAGRGIGAAAAKAYAAHGATLLLLGKSEENLNQVYDQIEAAGHPQPVVIPFNLETALPHQYDELAATVEAEFGRLDGLLHNAAIVGPRTPLEQLSGDNFMRVMQVNVNAMFMLTSTLLPLLKLSEDASVLFTSSSVGRKGRAYWGAYAVSKFATEGLMQVLADEVDGIANVRANSVNPGATRTGMRAQAYPGENPANNPLPEAIMPVYLYLMGPDSRDVNGQAFDAQ
- a CDS encoding GGDEF domain-containing protein, whose protein sequence is MAPHTPSNTIDFDAAKLQRLGYAARNSRAVKPVSLAQLRQQLSLQLQTSLEVDRILGLFFQEVQRLVPLDCLSYQLAACDLRIELGERANHSAGYRLSHEGEYLGELIFRRSQRFSDDELGQLESLLASLLFPLRNALLYRSALQSALRDPLTDTGNRIAMNQALQREIELARRSQQPLSVLMLDIDHFKSINDRFGHATGDEVLKAVASALKNSLRNIDMVFRYGGEEFLVLLSNTSREAAQMVGERLRLAVLGLQYLEEGRALELSISLGCATLLPGETAESLQRRADNALYVSKREGRNRLSMAG
- the rluB gene encoding 23S rRNA pseudouridine(2605) synthase RluB translates to MSESEFEPRPSGEKLQKVLARAGLGSRRDIEQWITDGRVKVNGAIANLGARVEPRDAISVDGQLLRREDAQVVRRVLIYNKPEGEICTRDDPEGRPTVFDRLPRPKEGRWINIGRLDINTTGLLLFTTDGELANRLMHPSYEMDREYAVRVRGEVTEEMIEQLKAGVMLEDGPAKFTDIKEAPGGDGLNHWFHCVVMEGRNREVRRLWESQGVVVSRLKRVRFGPVFMTSDLPMGRWREMGQREVDILSEEVGLKPVALPAMKEKMREKLDRLQRKAAKPLARGERPKRVLRPAEGEVAEAPRAPRGEGAERAPRKPAGERREGGRGTPVAERPSEVNKKRAPRPAVELADRPARKPRPVAPGKRPPSGDGQRPGFGRKR